ACTCGCCGCCGGCGCGGCGGCCGAGAACACCCGGGTCCCGAACAGCAGGCCCACCGCCAGCAGCAGCGCCCACAACGCCAGCACCCACCGCCGGTGCCGGTAACTGAATCGCCCCACAGCGGCAAAGGGACCGCCGCAGCGGGTGGACGGTGCAGTCATCGACGTACCTTGCAGCCGGGGGACGGGTTGCAAGCCACCCTCGCCCGAATACCGACGTTTCGGAAGTTAAACCCGCTATGGCCTATCTCATATCGGACCATGTCGGACAGGAATAAAGGCCGATCCCGAGCCGGCGAGGACGCGGAAGAGCCCCTGCCCGGCGAACCGGACAGGGGCCCTTCACGTACCACCAGCTGACGCCGACTCAGTCACTCAGCGCGGTGAGCGCTCAGCTCTGGCCGCCCGCGAGCTTCTCGCGCAGCGCGGCGAGAGCCTCGTCGGTCGCCAGGGCGCCCGAGGTCTCCTCGCTGCTGGACGAGTACGAGCCACCGGACAGCGCGGCGGCACCGGCACCCGCACCGGCCTCAGGAGCAGCGCCCTCACCGGCGGCCGCAGCCTCGGCGTCGGCCTCGCGGCTCTTGATGACCTGGGCCTGGTGCTGCTCGAAGCGGGTCTGCGCCTCGGCGTACTGGCGCTCCCACTCCTCACGCTGCTTCTCGAAGCCGGGCAGCCAGTCGTTCGCCTCGGGGTCGAAGCCCTCCGGGTAGATGTAGTTGCCGGCGTCGTCGTACGAGGCAGCCATGCCGTACAGGGTCGGGTCGAACTCGACCGAGGCCGGGTCGGCACCGAGGGACTCGTTGGCCTGCTTCAGCGAGAGGCTGATGCGACGACGCTCGAGGTCGATGTCGATGACCTTGACGAAGATCTCGTCGCCGACCTGGACGACCTGCTCCGGGATCTCCACGTGGCGCTCGGCCAGCTCGGAGATGTGGACCAGACCCTCGATGCCCTCGTCCACGCGGACGAACGCACCGAACGGAACCAGCTTGGTGACCTTGCCGGGGACGACCTGGCCGATCTGGTGCGTCCGGGCGAACTGCTGCCACGGGTCCTCCTGGGTCGCCTTCAGCGACAGGGAGACGCGCTCGCGGTCCATGTCAACGTCGAGAACCTCGACGGTGACCTCCTGGCCGACCTCGACGACCTCGGACGGGTGGTCGATGTGCTTCCAGGACAGCTCGGAGACGTGCACCAGGCCGTCGACGCCACCCAGGTCCACGAAGGCACCGAAGTTGACGATGGAGGAGACGACGCCGGAGCGCACCTGGCCCTTCTGGAGGGTGGTGAGGAAGGTCTGGCGGACCTCGCTCTGGGTCTGCTCCAGCCAGGCACGGCGGGACAGGACCACGTTGTTGCGGTTCTTGTCCAGCTCGATGATCTTGGCCTCGAGCTCCTTGCCCACGTAGGGCTGGAGGTCGCGGACACGA
The Streptacidiphilus albus JL83 genome window above contains:
- the rpsA gene encoding 30S ribosomal protein S1, with translation MTTSSIEARTTPQVAVNDIGDAEAFLAAIDETIKYFNDGDIVDGIIVKVDRDEVLLDIGYKTEGVIPSRELSIKHDVDPHDVVKVGDSIEALVLQKEDKEGRLILSKKRAQYERAWGTIEKIKEEDGIVTGTVIEVVKGGLILDIGLRGFLPASLVEMRRVRDLQPYVGKELEAKIIELDKNRNNVVLSRRAWLEQTQSEVRQTFLTTLQKGQVRSGVVSSIVNFGAFVDLGGVDGLVHVSELSWKHIDHPSEVVEVGQEVTVEVLDVDMDRERVSLSLKATQEDPWQQFARTHQIGQVVPGKVTKLVPFGAFVRVDEGIEGLVHISELAERHVEIPEQVVQVGDEIFVKVIDIDLERRRISLSLKQANESLGADPASVEFDPTLYGMAASYDDAGNYIYPEGFDPEANDWLPGFEKQREEWERQYAEAQTRFEQHQAQVIKSREADAEAAAAGEGAAPEAGAGAGAAALSGGSYSSSSEETSGALATDEALAALREKLAGGQS